In 'Nostoc azollae' 0708, the following are encoded in one genomic region:
- the pstA gene encoding phosphate ABC transporter permease PstA — MTSHFPQSSLTRSPYSPRTLLNTVMTVLAFFCGVLALVPLLAVLSYVLFKGFSSLSLDVFTQLPPAPFRQGGGFGNAILGTLLMVGIGALISIPTGVLTAIYLTEFSSGKIARWVRFATNVLSGVPSIIAGVFAYGIVVLTLVNLKLGSYSALGGGFALAILMLPTIVRTTDEALQLVSQDLRQASVGLGATKLQTVTQVVLPAALPAIVTGSTLAIARASGETAPLLFTALFSSFWPNGLLKPTASLAVLVYNFAISPFKNWQSLAWAASLILVLMVLITTIIARWATRQKA, encoded by the coding sequence ATGACTTCTCATTTTCCCCAAAGCAGCTTGACTCGCTCCCCTTATTCTCCCCGCACCTTGTTGAATACGGTAATGACCGTTTTGGCATTTTTCTGTGGAGTATTGGCGCTAGTTCCTTTGTTAGCTGTGCTTTCTTATGTACTGTTTAAAGGGTTTAGCAGTCTGAGTCTAGATGTATTTACCCAACTACCTCCAGCACCTTTCCGACAGGGTGGAGGCTTTGGTAATGCTATTTTGGGAACATTACTCATGGTTGGTATTGGTGCTTTGATCAGTATCCCTACTGGAGTATTAACAGCTATATATTTGACAGAGTTTAGCTCTGGTAAAATTGCTCGCTGGGTACGCTTTGCCACTAATGTCCTGAGTGGAGTTCCCTCAATTATTGCTGGTGTATTTGCCTACGGGATTGTGGTTTTGACATTAGTAAACCTGAAGTTAGGATCTTACTCAGCTTTAGGTGGTGGGTTTGCCTTGGCGATTTTGATGTTACCTACTATTGTGCGAACCACAGACGAAGCTTTACAGTTGGTTTCCCAAGATTTACGACAAGCTTCGGTGGGGTTAGGGGCTACTAAATTGCAAACCGTTACACAGGTAGTTTTACCAGCTGCCTTACCTGCAATTGTAACTGGTTCTACTTTAGCAATCGCCAGAGCATCTGGAGAAACTGCACCTTTACTATTTACGGCGCTTTTTTCCTCTTTTTGGCCTAATGGTTTACTTAAACCTACGGCTTCTCTCGCTGTTTTAGTTTACAACTTTGCAATTTCACCATTTAAAAATTGGCAGTCATTGGCTTGGGCTGCTTCTTTAATTTTAGTTTTGATGGTTCTAATTACAACTATCATCGCTCGCTGGGCAACCAGGCAAAAAGCTTAA
- the pstB gene encoding phosphate ABC transporter ATP-binding protein PstB — MAINASTMNGTQVVLRTEDLNIYYGNFLAVQNIWLDIPKNQVTAFIGPSGCGKSTLLRCYNRLNDLIETFRAEGKVFFGDHNLYAPHIDPVEVRRRIGMVFQRPYPFPKSIKENIAFGVRINGYKGNMDELVERSLRQAALWDEVKDKLNQSGLSLSGGQQQRLCIARAIAVQPEVILMDEPCSALDPISTLRVEEMIHELKEQYTIVIVTHNMQQAARVADKTAFFNVKTSEKGGRTGYLVEYAPTELIFNNPQQEDTKAYISGRFG; from the coding sequence ATGGCTATTAACGCTAGTACAATGAATGGGACACAAGTGGTTTTACGTACAGAAGACCTCAACATCTACTACGGTAACTTTTTAGCTGTACAAAATATTTGGCTAGATATCCCCAAAAATCAGGTTACAGCTTTTATTGGACCGTCTGGTTGTGGTAAAAGTACATTACTGCGCTGCTATAATCGTCTTAATGACTTGATTGAAACATTTCGCGCTGAAGGGAAGGTTTTTTTTGGCGATCATAATTTGTATGCACCACATATTGATCCAGTAGAAGTACGTCGTCGGATTGGTATGGTCTTTCAAAGACCATACCCTTTTCCAAAATCAATCAAAGAAAATATCGCTTTTGGTGTCAGAATTAATGGCTATAAAGGCAACATGGACGAATTGGTAGAAAGGAGTTTGCGACAAGCAGCTTTGTGGGATGAAGTTAAAGATAAACTGAACCAAAGTGGTTTATCCCTATCTGGTGGACAACAACAACGGTTATGTATTGCCAGAGCGATTGCAGTTCAACCAGAAGTTATACTCATGGATGAACCATGTTCTGCGCTTGATCCTATTTCCACTTTGCGGGTTGAAGAAATGATTCACGAACTCAAAGAACAATACACTATTGTTATCGTTACCCACAATATGCAACAAGCAGCACGGGTTGCTGATAAAACAGCATTTTTTAACGTCAAAACCTCAGAGAAAGGTGGACGTACAGGATATTTAGTAGAATACGCACCGACAGAATTAATTTTCAACAATCCACAACAAGAAGACACAAAAGCTT